The following nucleotide sequence is from Salinigranum halophilum.
GCGACCGCGCGTCGTACGCGGAGACGAACTCGTTCAGTTCGGCGGGGTCACTCGCGCCCGGAAGGACCGCCTCGGCGGTCCGGCAGGGTTCGTCGACGCCGAGGCGGTCGGCGACGAGGTCGGCCGTCTCCTCGGCCATCAGCCGGTAGGAGGTCAGCTTCCCGCCGACGACGCTCACGAAGTTCTCCACGCCCTCGTCGGCGTGGTCGAGGACGAAGAACCCACGCGAGATGCCGCGGTTCGCTCCCGAGCCACCGCTCTGGCTCCCGCGGGCGTCCTCGTCGGGCGCGTAGAGCGGGCGAACCCCCCACCAGGTACGAATCGTTTCCGCGTCGCGAACGGGGGGTAACATGTCGCCACACTCTTCGAACATCTTGTCGACTTCCGCCTGCGCTTTGGGGTAGTCGTCGGGGTCGTCGACGACGTTGCTGGTCGTCCCGAGCACCACCTGGTCGTCGTGTGGGATGATGATGTCGCCGTCGGCGGGGTCCCGACAGCGGTTGAGCACGGGGCCGAGGTCGGCGTAGTCGACGGAGACCATCACGCCGCTCGTGGGTCGCATCTCGACCACGACGCCCGCTTTCTCGGCGACCTGCCCGGCCCACGCGCCCGTCGCGTTCACCACGTACGTCGCGTCGACGTCGGCCGCACCGCCGAGTCGAGCCCCCGTGATGCGCCCCTCGTCGAGGGCGAACGACTCGAGCGGCGCGTCGCGGAGGACGGTCCCCCCGTGCCGCTCGACGTCGGCCGCGTTGGCCGCGACGAGTCGCGACGGATAGACGACCGCGTCGGGGACGACCATCGCCCGCTCGACCGCCGCGGCGAGTCCCGGGACCCGCGCGCGTGCCTCGTCACCCGAGATGACCTCGGCGTCGATGCCGTACTCGCGACAGGCGGCGAGTTTCGTGTCGAAGTAGTCGGGGTCGTCCTCCTCGAGTTGGACGAAGAGCCCGCCGGTGTCACCGATACAGTGGCCGGCGACCTCTCTGAGTATCTCGTTCTCCGCGATGCACTCACGAGCGCCGACCTCGTCGGCCTCGGCGTACCGAGCACCGCTGTGGAGCAGGCCGTGTGACCGCCCCGTGGTGCCCGACGAGAGGCCACCGCGGTCGGCCAGCGTTACGTCGACCCCACGCAGGGCGAGGTCACGCGCGATACCGGCACCCGTCGCCCCACCACCAACCACCAGGACGTCCGTTCGGTGTGTCATCAAACGTCATTGGACTGGGAAGACTTGACTCTTCTCCCGGTGCTCCGCGGGTGTCGCGGTCGAGGGTGTGACGACGCACATCGAAGCGGCTAACACCGCTCGTCCGCAGACACGGGTATGGAACGACTCGTCACCGTCGTCCCCGAAGCGGGCCTGCACGCCCGCCCGGCGTCGAAGTTCGTCGAGACCGCGAACGAGTACGACTGCGACATCCAGATCGGCCCCGAGGACGGCGACCTCGTCAACGCCCGGAGCATGCTCGGCGTGACGGGCCTCGGC
It contains:
- a CDS encoding FAD-dependent oxidoreductase, which translates into the protein MTHRTDVLVVGGGATGAGIARDLALRGVDVTLADRGGLSSGTTGRSHGLLHSGARYAEADEVGARECIAENEILREVAGHCIGDTGGLFVQLEEDDPDYFDTKLAACREYGIDAEVISGDEARARVPGLAAAVERAMVVPDAVVYPSRLVAANAADVERHGGTVLRDAPLESFALDEGRITGARLGGAADVDATYVVNATGAWAGQVAEKAGVVVEMRPTSGVMVSVDYADLGPVLNRCRDPADGDIIIPHDDQVVLGTTSNVVDDPDDYPKAQAEVDKMFEECGDMLPPVRDAETIRTWWGVRPLYAPDEDARGSQSGGSGANRGISRGFFVLDHADEGVENFVSVVGGKLTSYRLMAEETADLVADRLGVDEPCRTAEAVLPGASDPAELNEFVSAYDARSPTDEDVVADD
- the ptsH1 gene encoding phosphocarrier protein HPr; translated protein: MERLVTVVPEAGLHARPASKFVETANEYDCDIQIGPEDGDLVNARSMLGVTGLGVKSGERVRLVADGDDSEAALDALEDVLSTEEVEG